GCAACGCATTCACCCGCGCCGCCATCGCCACAAACCGCGCATGCGACCCCTGAAACGCCGCCGCCGCCTCACCGACATGAAACGCCTGCGCCGACAACGCCGCCTGCTCGGCCTGCGCCATCGTCGAACGCATCAACGCCGCCTTAGCCCCAAACGCCGACTCCGACGCCACCAACTGCGGAATATGGGCATCCAACAAACTCATCACCGCACTCCTTTCTCCACTACCGGTTAGTCGCGAACCACGCCGGTCCGGTTCCCGGGCCGCGACAAGTCGCTGCCCGCGTCGTCGCGGAGTCGCTGCGGCACTGGAATGACGGTACGCCCGGGGACGTCGGTCAGGTCAACAGCTGAGGGCAAATCATCCGGTATTTAACAGGATCTACGAATCGTTGACCGGTGATATATCCGCGATTGCGGACCTGTCAGCCGACGATGCGGTCGGGCCGGCTGTAAACGTTCATCGAAGCGCCCCGCAGAAAGGCCACCAGGGTCAATCCAGATTCGACGGCCAAGTCGACGGCCAGCGACGACGGGGCCGAGAGCGCGGCCAGCACCGGAATCCCGGCCATCACCGCCTTCTGGGTCAGCTCGAACGAGGCCCGCCCGCTGACCAGCAGCACGCTCCCGGTCAGCGGCACCGCGGCGTGTTCGAGTGCCCACCCGATCACCTTGTCGACGGCGTTATGCCGGCCGACGTCCTCGCGGACCACCCGCATACTGCCGCCGTCGGTGAAGTCGAACAGCGCCGCGGCATGCAGGCCGCCTGTGGTGGCGAAGACATCCTGGGCGGCCCGCAACTGATCGGGCATCGCCGTCAGCGCCGCCGCGGTAAGACGAACCGGGTCGTCGCCGGGGCTGTGGCGGCTGGCAAGGCGCACCGCTTCCAGCGAGGCTTTGCCGCAGATTCCGCAGGACGAGGTGGTGTAGAAGTTGCGGGTGACGTCGACCGCCGGCGGCGGGACGCCCGGGGCCAGCGTCACGTCCAGCACGTTGTAGGTGTTGGTTCCGTCCGGGTGGGCGCAGTATCGCGCGGTCAGCACGTCATCGCGCCTGGCGATGATTCCCTCGGTGAGCAGAAAGCCCTGCGCCAGCTCGATATCCGATCCCGGCGTGCGCATCGTGACCGTCAGCGGAACACCGCCCAGCCGGATCTCCAGCGGTTCCTCGACCGCCAGCGTCTCGGGCCGCTGCGTCGCGTCACCGGCGGCAAGGTGGCTGACCCGCCGACGCTGCGTAATCCGACTCATCGCCCCATCATCCCGGGTCCGATGCGGCCCCGTGCCCGGTTGCCCCGGAATGGCGGGTCGTTCGAGCACGCCGGGGCTACGCTGGCGAGATGGTTCAGCGAAAATTCCTGGAGTGGCCGGTAATCCGGCAACTGCGCACCGGCGATGTGTTCGGCCGCGGGCCGGCCGTCACCTCCGAACGCACCCGCGCCATCGCACCGCGAACCGCGACCGCCGACCGGGTGGTGAGCAGTGTCTGCCCGTACTGCGCGGTCGGCTGTGGTCAGCGCGTCTACGTCAAGGACGAGAAGGTCGTGCAGATCGAGGGTGATCCGGATTCGCCGATCTCCCGCGGGCGGCTGTGCCCGAAGGGCTCGGCAAGCGAACAGCTGGTCAACTCCCCGGGCCGGCAGATCACCGTGCTCTACCGGGCCCCGCGGGCGACGCAGTGGCAGCCGCTGGAACTGGACACCGCGATCGACATGGTGGCCGAGAGGTTCATCGCGTCGCGGCGCAACGCCTGGCAGGACCACGACGAGAAGGGGCGCGCGCTGCACCGAACGATGGGGATCGCCTCGCTGGGCGGCGCCACGCTGGACAACGAAGAGAACTACGTCATCAAGAAACTCTTCACCGCCGCCGGCGTGATTCAGATCGACAACCAAGCTCGTATTTGACACTCCGCCACGGTTCCCGGTCTGGGAGCCTCCTTCGGTCGCGGTGGCGCGACGCAGACCCTGCAAGACATGGCGAACGCCGACTGCATCGTCATCCAGGGCTCCAACATGGCCGAGTGCCATCCGGTCGGGTTCCAGTGGGTCGAAGAAGCCAGGGCCCGCGGCGCGGTGGTGATCCACGTCGACCCGCGGTTCACCCGCACCTCGGCGGTGTGCGACAAGCACATTCCGATCCGGGCCGGCTCCGACGTGGTGCTGCTGGGTGCGCTGATCAACCACGTGCTCACCCACGACCTGTGGTTCCGTGACTACGTGCTGGCCTACACCAATGCCGCGACGCTGGTCAGTGAGGACTTCCGCGACACCGAGGACCTGGGCGGGCTGTTCTCCGGATTCGATCCGCAGACCGGGCACTACGACCCGTCGAGTTGGGCCTACCAAAGTGCGGACGCCGGGGGCGACGACATCGGCTCACCCGGCGGCGGCCATGAGCACGGCGCCAGCGCATCGGGGCGCTCGGCCGGTGAGACGCTGGGCAGCGGCGGACCGGCACTCGAACACGCCCGGGTGCGGCGCGACGAAAGCCTGACCCACCCGCGCACAGTGTTCCAGATCCTCAAGCGGCACTACGCGCGCTACACGCCGGAGATGGTCCGCGACGTCTGCGGCATCGACACCGAGGCGTTCGGCTACCTGGCACGCGCGGTCACGGCCAACTCGGGACGCGAACGCACCACCTGTTTCGCCTACGCGGTGGGCTGGACGCAGCACACCCTGGGCGCCCAGTACATCCGCACCGCGGCGATCCTGCAGCTGCTGCTGGGCAACGTGGGCCGGCCCGGCGGCGGCATCATGGCGCTGCGCGGGCACGCCAGCATTCAGGGCTCCACCGACATCCCGACGCTCTACGACCTGCTGCCCGGCTACCTGCCGATGCCCAAGGCCGGGCGCGACGACACCCTGGAGCAGTACCTGGACCGGGTCGGATCGAAGAGCCAGAAGGGGTTTTGGGCCAACGCCGACGCGTACCTGGTCAGCCTGCTCAAGGCGTGGTGGGGCGACGCCGCCACCGCCGACAACGACTGGGCTTACCACTACCTGCCGAAGCTGACCGGCCCACACGGCACCTATCAGGCCGTGACCGGAATGCTGGCCGACGAAGTGGAGGGCTACTTCCTGCTCGGCCAGAACCCGGCGGTCGGTTCGGCCAACGGCCGCCAACAACGGTTGGGCATGTCGCACCTGAAGTGGCTGGTGGTGCGGGACCTGAACCTGATCGAGTCCGCCACCTGGTGGAAGGACGGCCCGGAGATCGCCTCCGGAGAGCTGCGCGCGCAAGACAATGAGACCGAGGTGTTCTTCTTGCCGGCGGCCGGCCACGTCGAGAAGGCCGGGACGTTCACCCAGACCCAGCGGCTGCTGCAATGGCGTCATCAGGCCGTCGCCCCGCCGGGAGACTGCATCAGCGAGCTGCAATTCTTCATCGAGCTGGGCAACCGAATCCGCGCCAAGCTCGCCGGGTCGACGGATCCGCGGGACCGGCCGCTGCTGGATCTGGTCTGGGATTACCCGGTCGATGAGCACGGGGAACCCGATCCGGAGTCCGTGCTGGCCGAGATCAACGGCCGGCAGCTCACCGGCGACGACGCGGGCCGCCCGGTGTCGTCCTACACCGAGCTGCGCGCCGACGGCTCCACCGCCGCCGGCTGCTGGATCTATTCCGGGGTGTACGCCGACGGCGTCAACCAGGCCGCCCGCCGGGTGCCGCGCGGCGGCCCGAGCCCCAACCAATCCGAATGGGGTTGGGCCTGGCCGGCCGACCGCCGGATCCTGTACAACCGCGCGTCGGCCGACCCGGACGGGGTGCCGTGGAGTGAACGCAAACGCTACGTCTGGTGGGATGCCCAGGCCGGCCGCTGGACCGGCCATGATGTGCCCGACTTCGTGATCGACCGTGCCCCGGGTGCTCGACCCGATCCGGCCTCGGGTGGTCCGGACGCGTTGGCCGGCGACGACCCGTTCGTCATGCAACCCGACGGCAAGGGCTGGCTGTTCGCACCCAAGGGTCTGGTGGACGGGCCGCTGCCGACCCACTACGAGCCGCAGGAGTCGCCGGTCGCCAACGCTGTTTATCGCCAGCAGCGCAATCCCGCCCGAATCACCTTCCCCCGCAAAGACAATCTGTCGGCTCCGAGCGCAGGGGAGCCCGGCGCCGATGTCTACCCGTACGTGTTCACCACCTACCGGCTCACCGAGCACCACACCGCCGGCGGGATGAGCCGCTGGCTGCCGTACCTGGCCGAGCTGCAACCGGAGATGTTCTGCGAGGTCTCCCCCGCCCTGGCCGCCGAGCGGGGCCTGGAGAACTACGGCTGGGCCACCATCATCTCGCCGCGGGCGGCGATCGAGGCGCGGGTGCTGGTGACCGACCGGATGACGCCGCTGATCGTGGGCGGGCACACCGTGCACCAGATCGGGTTGCCGTACCACTGGGGAGTCGGCGGCGACGCGGTGGTGAGCGGGGATGCCGCCAACGATCTGCTCGGGGTGACCCTGGACCCCAACGTGCAGATCCAGGAATCCAAGGCCGGGTCGTGTGACATCCGGCCGGGCCGGCGCCCGCACGGCGCGGAATTGCTGCGCCTGATCGCCGAGTACCAAAGCCGTTCCGGCGCAACACCGGAGACCGGAAATACCGATATCGACCCGGAGAGGCGGGGCTGATGGGCCAACTGTCCGGACCGACCGACCCCGCTGCCGATGCCCGGTGGCCCTCGCAACCCCCGCGCAAGGGGTTTTTCACCGACACCTCGATCTGCATCGGGTGCAAGGCCTGCGAGGTGGCCTGCAAGGAGTGGAATCACAACCCGGCCGACGGCGAGCTGGAGCTGCTCGGGTCGTCCTATGACAACACCGGCGCCCTGGGCGCCAACACCTGGCGGCACGTCGCGTTCATCGAGCAGGGCCGCGACGCGATCGAGGAGGCTCGCGAGTCCGGCCGGCGGCTGATCAGCCTGGGCATGCCGAAAATGCCTGGCGGCCTAGAAGCCACCGCGGATGTCGCGCCGCCCGACACGGATCAGTTCCGCTGGTTGATGTCCTCGGACGTGTGCAAACACTGTACTCACGCCGGATGTCTGGACGTCTGCCCCACGGGCGCGCTGTTTCGCACCGAGTTCGGCACGGTGGTGGTGCAGGACGACGTCTGCAACGGCTGCGGCAACTGCGTGCCGGCGTGCCCGTTCGGCGTCATCGAGCGCCGCACCGACGGCACGGCGGCACCGAGGACGGCCCGCGGCGAAGCCCCCGGGGTGCGCAACTCCGGCATAGCCCAGAAATGCACCATGTGCTACGACCGGTTGGGCGACGGCGAGATCCCGGCGTGCGCAAAGACCTGCCCGACCGAATCGATCAAGTTCGGCGACCACGATGAGCTCGTCGCCGACGCCCGCCGGCGGGTGGCCCGGCTGCACGCACAGGGCCGCACCGAGGCCCGGCTCTACGGCGCCAATGAACACGACGGGGTCGGCGGCACCGGGTCGGTTTTCCTGCTGCTCGACGAGCCGGAGGTGTACGGCCTGCCACCGGATCCGCGGGTGGGCACCGCGGACCTGCCGGCGATGTTCAAGCGCTCGGCACTGGCCGCGGCCGGCATGCTGGCCGCCGCCGCGCTCGCATTCCTGGGGGGACGCTCGTGAGCACGGTGCCGGATGGTCCACGGCGCAGCGGCGGCCGACGCCGGCGCCGGGGCGGCGGCGACGGCGGCCGCGAGATGCCGATGGTGCCCGATGTGCAGTTCACCTCCTACTACGGGCGCCCGGTGGTCAAGCCCGCGCCGTGGTCCCATGAGATCGCCGCGTACCTGTTCCTCGGCGGCCTGGCGGGCGGCTCCGGCCTGCTGGCCGCCGGCGCCCAGCTCACCGGCCGAAACGTGTTGCGGCGCAACTCGCGGTTGGCGGCGCTGGTGGCGATCGTGTTGAGCGCGGCGGCCCTGATCAGCGACCTCGGTCGCCCGGAACGCTTCATCAACATGCTGCGCACGATCAAACTGACCTCACCGATGAGCCTGGGCTCGTGGATCCTGTCCGGGTTCGGTGCCGGCACCGCGGTCGCCGCCGCCGCCGAGGTGGATCGGATGACCGGCGGGCGGTTGCCGCTGGGCCCGCTGCGCGGGGTGCTGCGCGCCGCGGAGGGTCCGGCCGGCCTGGAGGCCGCCGCGTTCGCGGCCCCGCTGGCCGTCTACACCGCGGTGCTGCTGGGCGACACTGCCACCCCGACCTGGCACGACGCGCACCGCGACCTGCCGTTCGTGTTCGTCAGCTCGGCGAGCCTGGCTTCCGGCGGGCTGGCGATGCTGACCACCCCGGTGGGCGAGGCCGGGCCGGCGCGACGGCTGGCCGTGCTCGGGGTGCTCGGCGATGTGATCGCGACGCGCGCCATGGCGCACCGGATGGACCCGGTCGCCGCCGAACCGCTGCATCGGGGCCGCGCCGGGACGATGCTGCGGGCCAGTGAACGCCTGGCGGTCGCCGGCGGCGTCGGGACGTTACTGGGTGGGCGGAATCGCGCGGTGGCGGCGGTATCGGGGCTGGCGCTGCTGGCAGCCTCTGCGCTGACCCGGTTCGGGGTGTTCGAGGCCGGCATCGAATCGGCCAAGGACCCGCGCTACACGATCGAGCCGCAGAAACGCCGCCTGGCGGCACGACGTGCAGCGGGCATCACCGGGGATTCGATCACCACGGCGGGCTAATCCCTGAGCTTCTCCAGCGCCGATCCCTTGTGCATGGCGATGTGGTCGGTCTTGTCGCTTTTGATCTCGTACTGCGGCTCATCGGGGCTGGCGCGTCGGGTGTGTCCCTTGTATTCGGTGTCTTTGGTATGGACCTTGGTGATCTTGCCGGTCACGTGCCCGGCCTCGGAGTTCCATCGCACGTGATCGCCGACTTTGAACTTGCTCATCGCACCTCGATTCCACTTCCGGTCACGGTATGCCCGATCACCGGATACCCGGGAAGCTCTCCGACAACCAGCAGGCCACCGGAGGTCTGGGCGTCGGCCAGCAGCAGCAGCTCATCCTCGCTGATTCCGGGGCCGGGGCGCAGGTGCGGACGCACCCAGTCCAGGTTGCGCCGGCTGCCGCCGGAGACATACCCGTCACGCAACGCCCCGCGGGCGTCCTCGATGACCGGCACTGCCGCATGGTCGATCACCGCGCCCACGCCCGAGGCCCGACACATCTTGTGGAGGTGACCCAGCAGTCCGAAGCCGGTGACGTCGGTGGCCGCCCCGACACCGTGCGCCAACGCGGCCTGCGCGGCGTCGCGGTTCAGCTCCGTCATCACCGACACCGCCTCGGCGCACACCTCACCGGTGCGCTTGTGCCGGTTGTTGAGCAGCCCCACCCCGATCGGTTTGGTCAACGTCAGCGGCAGCCCGGGCACCGCGGCGTCGTTGCGCAGCAACCGGTTCGGGTCGGCCACCCCGGTGACCGCCATGCCGTACTTCGGCTCCGGGTCGTCGATGGAGTGCCCTCCGATCACCGGGCAGCCCGCCTGCTGCGCGACCTCCAGTCCGCCGCGTAGCACCTCGGTCAAGAGCGCCATGGGAAGCGTCTCCCGTGGCCACCCGACCAAGTTGATCGCCACCACCGGGGTTCCACCCATCGCGTAGATGTCCGAGAGCGCGTTGGCGGCGGCGATTCGGCCCCAGTCGAAGGCGTCGTCGACGACGGGGGTGAAGAAGTCCGCGGTGGACAGCACCGCAAGGTCGTCACGCACCAGCACCGCGGCCGCGTCATCGCCGTCATCGAGACCGACCAGGACCCGATCGTGTGGCTGCCCGACCAGGCCGCGTACCGCGTCCTCCAGTTCACCGGGCGGGATCTTGCAGGCGCAGCCGCCGCCGTGCGCGTAGCCGGTCAGCCGGACGACATCTGGATTCATCCGTTCAGTGTCCCTTGACGCACCACCGGGCAGGT
This is a stretch of genomic DNA from Mycolicibacter terrae. It encodes these proteins:
- a CDS encoding type VII secretion protein EsxS, with product MSLLDAHIPQLVASESAFGAKAALMRSTMAQAEQAALSAQAFHVGEAAAAFQGSHARFVAMAARVNALLDMAQVNLADAGSTYVAADAAAASGYTGV
- the fdhD gene encoding formate dehydrogenase accessory sulfurtransferase FdhD; this encodes MSRITQRRRVSHLAAGDATQRPETLAVEEPLEIRLGGVPLTVTMRTPGSDIELAQGFLLTEGIIARRDDVLTARYCAHPDGTNTYNVLDVTLAPGVPPPAVDVTRNFYTTSSCGICGKASLEAVRLASRHSPGDDPVRLTAAALTAMPDQLRAAQDVFATTGGLHAAALFDFTDGGSMRVVREDVGRHNAVDKVIGWALEHAAVPLTGSVLLVSGRASFELTQKAVMAGIPVLAALSAPSSLAVDLAVESGLTLVAFLRGASMNVYSRPDRIVG
- the fdh gene encoding formate dehydrogenase; this encodes MVQRKFLEWPVIRQLRTGDVFGRGPAVTSERTRAIAPRTATADRVVSSVCPYCAVGCGQRVYVKDEKVVQIEGDPDSPISRGRLCPKGSASEQLVNSPGRQITVLYRAPRATQWQPLELDTAIDMVAERFIASRRNAWQDHDEKGRALHRTMGIASLGGATLDNEENYVIKKLFTAAGVIQIDNQARIUHSATVPGLGASFGRGGATQTLQDMANADCIVIQGSNMAECHPVGFQWVEEARARGAVVIHVDPRFTRTSAVCDKHIPIRAGSDVVLLGALINHVLTHDLWFRDYVLAYTNAATLVSEDFRDTEDLGGLFSGFDPQTGHYDPSSWAYQSADAGGDDIGSPGGGHEHGASASGRSAGETLGSGGPALEHARVRRDESLTHPRTVFQILKRHYARYTPEMVRDVCGIDTEAFGYLARAVTANSGRERTTCFAYAVGWTQHTLGAQYIRTAAILQLLLGNVGRPGGGIMALRGHASIQGSTDIPTLYDLLPGYLPMPKAGRDDTLEQYLDRVGSKSQKGFWANADAYLVSLLKAWWGDAATADNDWAYHYLPKLTGPHGTYQAVTGMLADEVEGYFLLGQNPAVGSANGRQQRLGMSHLKWLVVRDLNLIESATWWKDGPEIASGELRAQDNETEVFFLPAAGHVEKAGTFTQTQRLLQWRHQAVAPPGDCISELQFFIELGNRIRAKLAGSTDPRDRPLLDLVWDYPVDEHGEPDPESVLAEINGRQLTGDDAGRPVSSYTELRADGSTAAGCWIYSGVYADGVNQAARRVPRGGPSPNQSEWGWAWPADRRILYNRASADPDGVPWSERKRYVWWDAQAGRWTGHDVPDFVIDRAPGARPDPASGGPDALAGDDPFVMQPDGKGWLFAPKGLVDGPLPTHYEPQESPVANAVYRQQRNPARITFPRKDNLSAPSAGEPGADVYPYVFTTYRLTEHHTAGGMSRWLPYLAELQPEMFCEVSPALAAERGLENYGWATIISPRAAIEARVLVTDRMTPLIVGGHTVHQIGLPYHWGVGGDAVVSGDAANDLLGVTLDPNVQIQESKAGSCDIRPGRRPHGAELLRLIAEYQSRSGATPETGNTDIDPERRG
- a CDS encoding 4Fe-4S dicluster domain-containing protein codes for the protein MGQLSGPTDPAADARWPSQPPRKGFFTDTSICIGCKACEVACKEWNHNPADGELELLGSSYDNTGALGANTWRHVAFIEQGRDAIEEARESGRRLISLGMPKMPGGLEATADVAPPDTDQFRWLMSSDVCKHCTHAGCLDVCPTGALFRTEFGTVVVQDDVCNGCGNCVPACPFGVIERRTDGTAAPRTARGEAPGVRNSGIAQKCTMCYDRLGDGEIPACAKTCPTESIKFGDHDELVADARRRVARLHAQGRTEARLYGANEHDGVGGTGSVFLLLDEPEVYGLPPDPRVGTADLPAMFKRSALAAAGMLAAAALAFLGGRS
- the nrfD gene encoding NrfD/PsrC family molybdoenzyme membrane anchor subunit, which codes for MPMVPDVQFTSYYGRPVVKPAPWSHEIAAYLFLGGLAGGSGLLAAGAQLTGRNVLRRNSRLAALVAIVLSAAALISDLGRPERFINMLRTIKLTSPMSLGSWILSGFGAGTAVAAAAEVDRMTGGRLPLGPLRGVLRAAEGPAGLEAAAFAAPLAVYTAVLLGDTATPTWHDAHRDLPFVFVSSASLASGGLAMLTTPVGEAGPARRLAVLGVLGDVIATRAMAHRMDPVAAEPLHRGRAGTMLRASERLAVAGGVGTLLGGRNRAVAAVSGLALLAASALTRFGVFEAGIESAKDPRYTIEPQKRRLAARRAAGITGDSITTAG
- a CDS encoding hypervirulence associated TUDOR domain-containing protein, whose product is MSKFKVGDHVRWNSEAGHVTGKITKVHTKDTEYKGHTRRASPDEPQYEIKSDKTDHIAMHKGSALEKLRD
- the selD gene encoding selenide, water dikinase SelD; translated protein: MNPDVVRLTGYAHGGGCACKIPPGELEDAVRGLVGQPHDRVLVGLDDGDDAAAVLVRDDLAVLSTADFFTPVVDDAFDWGRIAAANALSDIYAMGGTPVVAINLVGWPRETLPMALLTEVLRGGLEVAQQAGCPVIGGHSIDDPEPKYGMAVTGVADPNRLLRNDAAVPGLPLTLTKPIGVGLLNNRHKRTGEVCAEAVSVMTELNRDAAQAALAHGVGAATDVTGFGLLGHLHKMCRASGVGAVIDHAAVPVIEDARGALRDGYVSGGSRRNLDWVRPHLRPGPGISEDELLLLADAQTSGGLLVVGELPGYPVIGHTVTGSGIEVR